One Sphingomicrobium marinum genomic window carries:
- the ctrA gene encoding response regulator transcription factor CtrA, producing the protein MRVLLIEDEATIAKSIELMLSTEGFNTYTTDLGEEGLDLGKLYDYDIILLDLNLPDMHGYDVLKKLRTAKVQTPVLILSGIGEMDSKVRALGFGADDYVTKPFHRDELVARIHAIVRRSKGHSQSVIRTGKLAVNLDAKTVEVDGNRVHLTGKEYAMLELLSLRKGTTLTKEMFLNHLYGGMDEPELKIIDVFICKLRKKLSLACGGDNYIETVWGRGYVLREQEEDKKAATEAA; encoded by the coding sequence CGACCGAAGGCTTCAACACCTACACGACCGATCTTGGCGAAGAAGGCCTCGATCTGGGCAAGCTGTATGATTACGACATCATCCTGCTGGACCTCAACCTGCCCGACATGCACGGCTATGACGTCCTCAAGAAATTGCGCACCGCGAAAGTGCAGACACCGGTCCTGATCCTGTCGGGCATCGGCGAAATGGATTCGAAGGTCCGCGCGCTGGGCTTTGGCGCTGACGATTATGTCACCAAGCCGTTCCACCGCGATGAACTCGTCGCCCGCATCCACGCCATCGTGCGTCGTTCGAAGGGCCACTCGCAGTCGGTCATCCGCACCGGCAAGCTGGCGGTGAACCTCGATGCCAAGACGGTCGAAGTCGACGGCAACCGCGTCCACCTCACCGGCAAGGAATATGCGATGCTGGAGCTGCTGTCGCTGCGCAAGGGCACCACGCTGACCAAGGAAATGTTCCTCAACCACCTGTACGGCGGCATGGACGAACCCGAACTCAAGATCATCGATGTCTTCATCTGCAAGCTGCGCAAGAAGCTCAGCCTGGCCTGCGGCGGCGACAATTATATCGAAACCGTCTGGGGCCGCGGCTACGTGCTGCGCGAACAGGAAGAAGACAAGAAGGCCGCCACCGAGGCCGCCTGA